TGCCGGGTCTCAGCCTTCCTCAGGGTGCAGCGAACCATCTCGTCGCCTCCGCCGCGCTTCTGTTCATCAGCGCACCCGCAGTGACGCAGACGATGACTTCGCCCCCGGCGGATGCATACGTCCCTCAGGACGTGCCGGTTCAACTGGTCAGCGACCCTTCGGGCGACGAGCCACCCGAACCACGCAACCCGACTGCCGCGCAGCCCACCCCAAAGGCGACAGCCTCCGGCGAGACCGTGGCCTACACCGTCAAACGCGGCGACAGCCTGTGGCGGATCGCCGAAAAGCACCTGGGCAGCGGCGAGCGGTTCAAGGAGATCGCAGCCTTGAACACGTACGTCCTCTCGAAGAATCCCGACTACCTCGAAGCAGGTCTCATCCTTCGCCTTCCCGCTCCCGCGAAACCGGCCGAGAACACCGACGCCGGCGACGACACTTACGTCGTTGAACCGGGTGACACTCTCTCGGAGATCGCCGAGGAGGAATTGGGGGATGCCGAGAGATACACCCAGATCTTCAACGCCTCCACCAACACGGTTCAGCCCGACGGCGCTCGGTTGACCGATCCCGACCTGATCCGCCCAGGCTGGACGCTGCAGCTCCCCACGACAACGAAACCCCAGGTCAGGAAAGGGGGGCCTCCCGCAGCACCGCCTCCGATCTCGCCGACCCCATCGAAGTCCCCCACCCCTGAGACATCACCACAGACGTCACCTTCGACATCCCCCTCACCCGTCCCGGCAACACAAGCACCCGACGACGCGAGTGACAACGCCTCACACACTCCAGCCTGGGTGCTCCCCGGGCTCACCGGTGCCGGCGCGGTCCTCGCCGGCCTGGTCTTCCTCGCGCTGCGCTCCTACCGACGCACCGCGCTCCGCTTCCGCCGCCCGGGCCACATCCTCTCCACTCCCCCAGAGATCACCGACGTGGCCAAGACCGCTCAGTTCGCCGGCAGCGTCACCGGCCCGAACATCCTTGGCCTCAACCACCTTCTCGAAACGCTCGAGAAGACGGAGGACTCGATGCCAACGCTGAGCTGGGTCGCCCTCGGGAAACGCACCGCGACCCTGCACCTAACGGAGAGCGCGCACCTTCCAGACCCCTGGACCGGTGACGGAAAGATCTGGATGGCCCCGCTGCCAGAGAACCCATCCGATCCCGAGTACTCCTGCCCTTACCCCCTCCTCGTCGGGATCGGCTCCAACAACAGCGGCGACCATGTCCTGCTTAATCTCGAGGAACACTCCTACGTCGCCGTCACCGGTGAGCCTGCCAGGAGGGCGGCGTTCGCGAGGTACGTGAGCGCCGAGCTCGCCTTCAACCCCTGGTCGATCGTCGCCACCGTCGACACCTTCGGCGTGGCCTCTGAGGTCACCTTCTGGTGCGACGACCTCTCAGGAGGCGACCAGGGCGGGGCCAACCACCACCCGGCCCACGACGACCGCTTCGTAACTGAGCTCGCCCAAGTGCTCGACCCCAAGTTCGCTCATTCAGAGATCGACACCTACCACGCCGTCATCGCGACCAGCGACCACGCCGACCTGGCCCAGCAGGTGGCCGAGATCATCGCGGCGTACCCCTCCCGATCCGGCGCCACTGTCCTTCTCCTCGCAGACACCATCCCACCAGGAAGCACCCCCATCGCACTCACCCACGACGGACGCCTCCACCTGACCGTCCTGGACCTCGACCTGACCGCGGCCGGGCTCACCGAATCCGAAGCAGCCGCCTGTGCCACCCTCTTCGCTCTCGACCCGGTCCCCGACAACATCACGTTGCCCACCTCCAAGAACGCGAACGGCCGGAAGGCCACCACCGACGAGGCCGGCGCACTCGTCCCCGAGCAGACCGAAGCGCGCCCCATCGACCAACCAGCAGGACCCGGTTCACTCCTCCCAAAGGAAACCAAGCAGTACGTCGCAGCCGCGGCCACCACGACCGACGACATCGATCAGCTGGCTCCCGTCACGACCCACCCACGTCCAGACCTGTCGGCGGACGCTGAGCCCACCGATCTGAACACGCCTGCGGATCCTGCTGCCGCGTCCGAGAAGGAAGGTGCCGGAGGCACCGCCGAAGACGATGACGCGAGCCTCAACGGCACCGTCGACACCTGGTATGACGATGACTGCCCCTACCCCCGCCTCACCCTCCTCGGCCCGCTGGCCGCCCGAACCCACGGCGACCACAAAGCAGTGGCCCGGCGACGCCCGTTCTACCTCGAGCTCCTGACGTACCTCGTCCTCCACCCGCAGGGTGTCACCGGCGCCCAGATGGCCGAAGACTTCGGCCTCAAGATCCAGCGCCTGCGCACCGACATCGCAGAGGTACGCAAGTGGCTCGGCACCAACCCAGACACCGGCGAACTCCACCTGCCCAAAGCCGACACGACCGACGCCACCGGCTCCCGCGGCTCGTCCCTCTACCGGGTCGATGGCGTCCTCACCGACTGGGATCTCTTCAAACGACTCCGCGCCCGCGGTCAACGCCGCGGTGCCGACGGCATCGAAGACCTCATCGCCGCCCTCGACCTCGTCACGGGCGAACCCTTCACCCACCTACGCCCCGCCGGATGGGCCTGGCTCAACGACCTACGCACCAACGACATCGCCCAATGCGCCATCGTCGACACCGCCCACATCGTCACCGCCCACGCCTTGGAGAAGCACGACACCAACCTCGCTCTCGTCACCGTCCAGATCGCCACCAAGGCGTCCCCCTACGACGAGATCTGCCGCCTCGACCTCGCCCGCGTCAAAGATGCCATCGGAGACATCAGTGGCGCCGAGGAGATCGTGCGGCAGGAGATTTTCAATCGCACCGATGATCACCAAGGCCCGATCGAAGAGTCCGCCAGAACGAGGGCAGTCGCTACCGATGCCGGCTGGATCCGCGGGGACGGCCGGCGCGGTTCTTGACCAGGGTGCGAGTTCAGCACAACCATCCACCGAAACATCAGCCTCGAATAGGCGCTCTCCACTCATGCCGCAGGCAGCCCGCCCAACAAGAACTTGCAGATAGTCCTTCATGCCGCCACCCTCAACGCTCCCGATACATCTGCTCTGGCGGTGACAGTCTGATTCGGGACCAGTGTGACGGTCTGATTCGGACCCACCCGGGCTTCGGCGTGGCGTCGTGACGGCTTGATCTGGACCCACTTCCGTGGCGTCAGGAGGACCCGCATCCAGCGGTCCTCGCGGCACCGGAAGTGGGTTTCGGGATGAGGGTGCGTGTGGAACTGTTCGCTGCGATCCGTCGGGACGCCCGGGTCGAGGGCATGTCGATCCGAGCGCTCGCACGCAAGCACCAAGTCGGACGCGGCACCGTTCGCCAGGCCCTCACGTCCGCGGAACCACCGCCGCGGAAGACCCCGGTGCGTTCCTCGCCCCGGTTGGATCCGTTCAAGTCGGCCATCGACGACATGCTCCGCGCCGACCTTGAGGCGCCGCGGAAGCAACGGCACACCGCCCGCCGGATCCACGTCCGCCTCATCGAGGAACACGACGCCATTGAGGTGTCGTACTCGACGGTTCGCGACTACGTCCGCATCCGCCGCACGCAGATCGGCCTCGAAGCTGGCCGCCGGGTCGAAGTCATGATCCCCAGGAGCACGCACCAGGCGCAGAAGCAGAAGTCGACTTCGGCGAGCTCTACGTCATCCTGGCCGGGGTGAAGACGAAGGTCTTCCTCTTCACATTCAGGTTGAGTTACTCCGGGAAGGCGGTGCACCGGATCTACGCCACCCAAGGCCAAGAGGCGTTCCTCGAGGGCCACATCGCCGCGTTCAACGAGATCGGCGGCATCCCCACCCGGCACGTCCGGTACGACAACCTCACCGCCGCAGTCACCCGGGTCGTCAACGCGCGCGGTCGTGAGCGGGTAGAGAACGACCGCTGGGTGCTGTTCCGCTCCCACTTCGGGTTCGACGCGTTCTACTGCCAGCCGGGCATCGCCGGGGCACATGAGAAGGGCGGCGTGGAAGGCGACGTCGGCCGGTTCCGCCGCCAGCACCTCGTGCCCATGCCCGTCGTCGACTCGCTCGACGAGCTGAACGAGAAGGTCCGTGCCTTGGACGCCGCCGACGACCGCCGACGGATCTCGTCGCGGATCCGGACCGTCGGCGAGGACTTCGCGACCGAACGCGAGAACCTCGCGCCGCTCCCGGTCGAGGGGTTCGACCCCGGGCTGATGCTGAACCCGATGGTCGACCGCTCCGCGATGATCACCGTCCGCATGGCCCGGTACTCCGTCCCGGCGCGGTTCATCCACCGCCGCGTCCGCGTCTCCTTGCGCGCATCCGAAGTCGTCGTGTTCGACGGCCGACTCCAGATCGCCCGGCACCCCCGCGTCATCACAAGGGGTGGCCAGTCGGTGAACCTCGACCACTACCTCGAGGTGCTCAAGGGTAAGCCGGGCGCATTGCCAGGCTCCACCGCGTTGGCGCAGGCCCGCGAATCGGGGGCGTTCACGCCTGCGCATGAGGCGTTCTGGGCGAACGCCCGCAAGCGGCTCGGGGATGCGGTCGGCACCCGGGAACTGATCGACGTGCTCCTACTGCACCGCGCCATGGCCGCCGACGAAGTCGAAGCCGGGCTGCTCGCCGCAGTGAGCGTCGGTGCAGTCTCAGCTGACGTGGTCGCGGTCGAAGCACGCCTGCACACCACCCGCGCAGCGCCCACCGGGGCCAGTTCAGACCGTCATCCCGTTGCGCAGCGCAGCGATGGCGAACGACGAGATGTCGACACCAAGCGCAGCCGGAAGGTCGTGTCCCTCACCGAACGCCTGCTGCTCGACCCGGCCGCGGTCATCGCCGGCCTCCCGCCCGACACCCGGCCGCTGCCGTCGATGGAGAAATACCAGCAACTGCTCGGCCGCCGCACCGGCACCGACCACCACCCCGACCCGATGAGTCCCTATGAGAGCGGAGCACCCCGATGAGCACAGTCACCAGCGTGACAACCACCTTGCGCCGCCGCCGCGGCCTGACCGAGGAAGCCGCCGTAGCGGCGGTCGACCAGGCCTGCCGGAGGCTCCGGCTCCCGACCATGCGGGCCCTGCTTGGCGACGCGGTCGCGGCGGCGAACAAGGACCAGTTGACCTACACCGGATTCCTCGCCGAGCTGCTCCTGGCCGAGTGCGACGACCGCGACCGTCGGTCCACCATCCGGCGCGTGAACGGCGCCGGGTTCCCGCGGAGCAAGTTCCTCGCGGACTTCGACTTCGACGCCAACTCGAACATCATCCCCGCCACCATCCACCAGTTGGCGACCGGCGAGTGGGTGCGGAAGGGCCAGCCGCTGTGCCTGATCGGGGATTCCGGCACCGGCAAGTCTCACCTGCTCATCGGCCTGGGGACCGCAGCCGCGGAAAAGGGATTCCGGGTAAAGTACACCCTCGCCACGAGGCTGGTGAACGAGCTTGTAGAAGCAGCCGATGAGAAGCAGTTGGCCCGCACGATCGCTCGTTACGGCCGCGTCGACCTGCTCTGCATTGACGAGCTCGGCTACATGGAACTGGACCGCCGCGGCGCCGAACTCCTCTTCCAGGTCCTCACCGAGCGAGAGGAGAAGAACAGCGTGGCAATCGCGTCCAACGAGGGCTTCGCCGGCTGGACCAAGACCTTCACGGACCCGCGCCTGTGCGCGGCCATCGTCGACCGCCTCACCTTCGGCGGCAACATCATCGAAACTGGTACCGACTCCTACCGGCTGGCGTCGACCCGGTCAGGGAACGCGTCGCGGTGACGCAATCAACCGAGCCTGCTTCGTGCGCACGCCGCACCCGGTGGGCTGTCACTGCGTGCTGTCCCGCGTGGTCATCGGGCGCCCCTGAAGGATCCGGCGGCGTCGCTGGAGAACCCCGAGCGCCAGCACTACCAGCACAGACGCGGCGGCGAGCGCGCCGATGAGTGTCGTCCGTGTCTGGATCCAGCTGGAGACCACCGCGGAGACGTCAGTGAGTCCGCCACCACGACCCGCGGCGACCGGGGCGTCGCTGGTGGCCGCCGGATACCAGTACCAGGCCAGATAGGCGCCGGTGAGCAACAGGACGACAGCGGTGACCCTTGGGCCATGACGGGCCAATCGCGCGACGTGGCGGGTGAGTCCGCTGCCTGCCGCGGCGGTGGCCAGGGCGAGCAGCAGCAGGACGGTCGCCGAGCCAGCAGCGTAGACACCGAAGACGAGCAGGAGCCCGGCATAGCTGGCGGTGGCCTGCGCCTGCGCGATGACCGCGAGGATCACCCCGAACGTGCACGACAGCGAAGCCAGCGCGTAGCCGACCCCAAACGCAGCCATCCGGGCAGTGGGTGGGAGTCCCGCGGCTGCCCGGCCGGGGATCCGAGGCACCCGCACCGAGACCGAGCGTCCGGCTAGCATCCACAGGCCGAGAACCACCAGCAGGATGCCGACGGCCAGGCCGAGCGACGGCGCGGCGCGAATCAGCCCTCGGGCGCCGGCGCTGACTACCAGGCCAGCTGCCGCGAGGGTGCCGGCGAACCCCACCGCCAACACGAGACCGGCCCGCAGCGCCCGCAGCAGCCGCACCGGGACCGTTGAGGCATCGGTGTCGCCGAGGGTGTGGGTGATCCAGGCCGGGAGTAGCGCGAACCCGCACGGGTTCACGGGCGCGACCATGCCGGCCGCGAAGGCGAGGGTGAGCAGTCCGCCCATGGATCAGGCTCCGGCCTTTGCCAGTTCGGCGGTGATCGTCGCGGCGTCGGGGTCGGTGGCGCGGAAGGTCACCGTGCCGTCGGCGTCGACGACGATCAGGGTGGACAGAGCGGCCACCTCGAATCGCCGGGAGAGTGCCGCGCCATCGTCGATTGCGGCCGGTACGTGTTCGGCGTCGACGGACTCCATGAAGTCGCCGATCAGGGCCTTGGATTCGCCGGGGTCCATGTCGACGGCGAGGAAGCTTGCCACGGTGCCGGCGTTCTCGGCGGTGGTGGCTGCCTCGCCGAGGGACCGGACGCCGTTCACGCATTCGCCGCACCCGACGGAGAAGAAGAACACCGTGGTGGGCTTCCCGTTTGCGGGCAGGCTGATCTGCTGGCCATCGACGCTGGTCACGGTGGCGGGTGAACCGGAACCGGCGGTCGCGGGGTCGGCACTGTTGCCGCAGGCGGTCAGGGCAAGCGATCCGGCGGCGAGTACGGCGGCGATCGAGAGCGCGGCGCGGTGGCGGCGGGTGATTCTCATCGGTTCTGCTCGTCCTTCGGGTCGACGTTTTCGTTGGTGGGCATGGGCGGGCAGCAGCCGTGGCCGGCGGTGTCGCCGCCGCGGCGGGAGATGGCAATCAGCGCGAGGATCGCCAGGGCGATCCCGGCGCCGATGACCCACGGGTTGCGGAGGAACGCGCCGATACCGGCGATCGCGCCACCGGCGATGAGGATGGGGGGCAGGGCGCAACAGGCGACCATGAGCAGCGCGGCGCCGGCTCCGAGGAGCAGGCCGCTGCCTCCCGGGCGGTCGTCGTGGTTGGACATCATCGGTGTTCTCATTCCCTTCAGTGGGTATGGGTCAGCAGCAGCTGTGGCTGTCGTCGGCCGCGGCGGGCGCCTGGAGGCGGTTGAGCAGGCCGATGGTGAGGGCGGCCCCGATCCGGTATGCCTCGGCCACCGGGACCACCTCCGCGACGGGGTGCTCGGCCAGCCAGCCCGCGGCGTCCTCGGCGGAGGTGAAGTAGTGCACCTGGCTGCAGAAGGAGGAACGGATCGAGGTGATCTGCTCCGGGTTCACCAGCGACACCACCGCGGTGGGCGGATCGACGCTGGTTGCACCTTGTGTGGGGTCGACGTTGACCCGAACCGGCTCGCCGCTGACCGGGGAGGCCGACTCCACGCGTGCCGGGCGGTCCAGCAGGGCGGGGAAGATCAGGGTGTCCAGCGCACACCAGGTGTAGAGCTCCTCACCGGCCACGATGAACCGGTGCGGGGTGGGGCGCAGGGTGAGGCCCTGGCCGATGATCCGGCCCTGGTCGTCGTACTCGGTGTCCGGCACCGCGGCGAGCCCACGCCGTACCTCGTCGATCGGACGTCCGGCGGCCGCGGCGAGTTGCTCGACGGCGACGGGGTCGCCGTCGACGAGCAGTCGCAGCAGCGGGACCAGCAGGCCTGCGTTGAGGCCGGTCTCCTCGGGTCGGGTGAGTCGTTGGGGTAGTTGCGTGCTGAGGTCCGACATGGCGGATGCCTCCTTCAGGAGTGGGGTGGGCGCTGTGTGGGTGCTGGTCAGGCGCAGCAGGACAGCTTCGAGACGTCGGTGGTGAAGGCCTTGGCAACGATCCGGATGCCCTCGGCCATGGTCAGGTAGGGCGCCCAGGCGTCGGCGACCTCGGCGATGGTCTTGCCGAGGATGTGCACGCCCGCGGCGGCGAGCTCGCCGGCGTCCTTGGCGACCGCTGTCAGGCCGAGGATCTCGCCGGTGTCTGCGTTGGCGACCATCTTGATGAAGCCGCGCGTGTCCCGGTTGACCAGCGCCCGGGGCACGTATTCCAGCGGTAGCACGCGGCAGTCGCAGCGGATCCCGGCCGCGAGGACTTGGGCCTCAGTCATCCCGACTGCGCCGATCGCGGGACTGGTGAACGTGACCCGCGGCAGCCGCATGTAGTCCACGGACTTCTCGGCGTCGGTGAAGGCGTTCTCGGCGACCAGGGTGCCGTGGTGGGCGGCGACGTAGACGAACTCGGGCTGCCCGGTCACGTCTCCGGCCGCCCAGATCCGGGGGTTGGAGGACTGCAGCTGGTCGGTGACCACGATCTCACCGACCTCGCCAGTTTTAACCTCGACCGCGTTGAGGTTGAGCCCGTCGGTGACCGGCCGGCGGCCGAGCGCGACGAGGAGCTGGTCGGCGCGGAACTCCTGCTCGCCACCGGAGACGTCCGCTGTGACGGCCACCTGGCCGGTGGCCGCGTCGCGGGTCGCGCGGGTCGGGACCGCGCGGCGGACCACCCGGATGCCCTCGTCGGCGAAGACCTCCTGAAGTGTCTTGGAGACTTCCGGCTCCTCCTGCGACGCCA
The sequence above is drawn from the Nocardioides albertanoniae genome and encodes:
- the istB gene encoding IS21-like element helper ATPase IstB — encoded protein: MSTVTSVTTTLRRRRGLTEEAAVAAVDQACRRLRLPTMRALLGDAVAAANKDQLTYTGFLAELLLAECDDRDRRSTIRRVNGAGFPRSKFLADFDFDANSNIIPATIHQLATGEWVRKGQPLCLIGDSGTGKSHLLIGLGTAAAEKGFRVKYTLATRLVNELVEAADEKQLARTIARYGRVDLLCIDELGYMELDRRGAELLFQVLTEREEKNSVAIASNEGFAGWTKTFTDPRLCAAIVDRLTFGGNIIETGTDSYRLASTRSGNASR
- the merA gene encoding mercury(II) reductase, with product MQTRYDLAIIGSGGGAFAAAIRATTLGKSVVMVERDTFGGTCVNTGCVPSKALIAAAEVRHVAADASKRFPGIAAAADPVDMPALIGGKQDLVEALRGEKYVDVADSYGWEIRRGNAAFAGTPDSPLLEVAAADGSVETIAAEHYLVATGSRPWTPPIDGLDEAGYLTSTTAMELAEVPDSLLVLGGGYVALEQAQMFARIGSKVTLLVRSRLASQEEPEVSKTLQEVFADEGIRVVRRAVPTRATRDAATGQVAVTADVSGGEQEFRADQLLVALGRRPVTDGLNLNAVEVKTGEVGEIVVTDQLQSSNPRIWAAGDVTGQPEFVYVAAHHGTLVAENAFTDAEKSVDYMRLPRVTFTSPAIGAVGMTEAQVLAAGIRCDCRVLPLEYVPRALVNRDTRGFIKMVANADTGEILGLTAVAKDAGELAAAGVHILGKTIAEVADAWAPYLTMAEGIRIVAKAFTTDVSKLSCCA
- a CDS encoding LysM peptidoglycan-binding domain-containing protein, which codes for MITRLRGLAATLALAVFVMGGPIFLVYARSLPDFSAFTWDRLQDRDDGTVALAVIYVACWVCWALFTISVFVSIASMLRGIRVPRLPGLSLPQGAANHLVASAALLFISAPAVTQTMTSPPADAYVPQDVPVQLVSDPSGDEPPEPRNPTAAQPTPKATASGETVAYTVKRGDSLWRIAEKHLGSGERFKEIAALNTYVLSKNPDYLEAGLILRLPAPAKPAENTDAGDDTYVVEPGDTLSEIAEEELGDAERYTQIFNASTNTVQPDGARLTDPDLIRPGWTLQLPTTTKPQVRKGGPPAAPPPISPTPSKSPTPETSPQTSPSTSPSPVPATQAPDDASDNASHTPAWVLPGLTGAGAVLAGLVFLALRSYRRTALRFRRPGHILSTPPEITDVAKTAQFAGSVTGPNILGLNHLLETLEKTEDSMPTLSWVALGKRTATLHLTESAHLPDPWTGDGKIWMAPLPENPSDPEYSCPYPLLVGIGSNNSGDHVLLNLEEHSYVAVTGEPARRAAFARYVSAELAFNPWSIVATVDTFGVASEVTFWCDDLSGGDQGGANHHPAHDDRFVTELAQVLDPKFAHSEIDTYHAVIATSDHADLAQQVAEIIAAYPSRSGATVLLLADTIPPGSTPIALTHDGRLHLTVLDLDLTAAGLTESEAAACATLFALDPVPDNITLPTSKNANGRKATTDEAGALVPEQTEARPIDQPAGPGSLLPKETKQYVAAAATTTDDIDQLAPVTTHPRPDLSADAEPTDLNTPADPAAASEKEGAGGTAEDDDASLNGTVDTWYDDDCPYPRLTLLGPLAARTHGDHKAVARRRPFYLELLTYLVLHPQGVTGAQMAEDFGLKIQRLRTDIAEVRKWLGTNPDTGELHLPKADTTDATGSRGSSLYRVDGVLTDWDLFKRLRARGQRRGADGIEDLIAALDLVTGEPFTHLRPAGWAWLNDLRTNDIAQCAIVDTAHIVTAHALEKHDTNLALVTVQIATKASPYDEICRLDLARVKDAIGDISGAEEIVRQEIFNRTDDHQGPIEESARTRAVATDAGWIRGDGRRGS
- a CDS encoding TlpA family protein disulfide reductase; this encodes MRITRRHRAALSIAAVLAAGSLALTACGNSADPATAGSGSPATVTSVDGQQISLPANGKPTTVFFFSVGCGECVNGVRSLGEAATTAENAGTVASFLAVDMDPGESKALIGDFMESVDAEHVPAAIDDGAALSRRFEVAALSTLIVVDADGTVTFRATDPDAATITAELAKAGA
- a CDS encoding cytochrome c biogenesis CcdA family protein, translated to MGGLLTLAFAAGMVAPVNPCGFALLPAWITHTLGDTDASTVPVRLLRALRAGLVLAVGFAGTLAAAGLVVSAGARGLIRAAPSLGLAVGILLVVLGLWMLAGRSVSVRVPRIPGRAAAGLPPTARMAAFGVGYALASLSCTFGVILAVIAQAQATASYAGLLLVFGVYAAGSATVLLLLALATAAAGSGLTRHVARLARHGPRVTAVVLLLTGAYLAWYWYPAATSDAPVAAGRGGGLTDVSAVVSSWIQTRTTLIGALAAASVLVVLALGVLQRRRRILQGRPMTTRDSTQ
- the merB gene encoding organomercurial lyase MerB gives rise to the protein MSDLSTQLPQRLTRPEETGLNAGLLVPLLRLLVDGDPVAVEQLAAAAGRPIDEVRRGLAAVPDTEYDDQGRIIGQGLTLRPTPHRFIVAGEELYTWCALDTLIFPALLDRPARVESASPVSGEPVRVNVDPTQGATSVDPPTAVVSLVNPEQITSIRSSFCSQVHYFTSAEDAAGWLAEHPVAEVVPVAEAYRIGAALTIGLLNRLQAPAAADDSHSCC